The genomic stretch CTGAACCTGCCCACCATAGGCGTGGTTTTCGCCCTCTGCGCCACGCTGGGTGGCCTGGGCGGCGGAAACATCGGCCAGGCAAACTCCATCGCCCTCGTGCTCGACTCCCAGTTCCACGTGGCCAAGTGGATCACCGGCGCCCTGCTGGCCGGCATCCTGGCCGTGGTCGTCATCGGAGGGATCAAGCGTATCGGCCTCGTAGCGGAAAGACTCGTACCCACGATGGTGATCGTCTACGCCGCCAGCGTGATCTACGTCGTGATCACCCATTTCAGCGCGCTACCGGCAACCCTCTGGCTGATCGTGGAAAGCGCCTTCACGCCGGTCGCGGTCGTCGGGGGATTCGCCGGGGCCACGGTGTCCCGGACGATACAGTACGGCATCCGGCGCGGCGTCATCTCCAGCGAGGCCGGCCTTGGAAGCGCGGGGATCGCCCACAGTGCGGCGCAAACGAACAACCCGGTGCGGCAAGGGTACATCTCCATGATCGGCGTCTTCATCGACACGATCGTCGTCTGCTCCATGACCGCGGTAACCGTGGTCATCGCCGGCGTGTGGCATAATGGCGAGATCAGCACCGCCCTCGTGGCTTCCGCGCTCAACACCACCATCCCCTTCGGCGGGGCCATCGTCGCACTCTGCTCCCTGATGTTTGGATTCACGACCATGGTCACCTGGTCCTACTATGCCGAGCAGGGCCTGCGGTTCGTGACGGACTCCCGGGGCGTGGTGCTGGGCATCCGGATCACCTGGTGCGCGGCCGCCTTCTTCGGAGCCGTGTACGAAGCCCGGGTGATCTGGGACCTGGGCGATATCATGGTCGCCTGCATGATGTTTCCCAATCTCGTCGGACTGATCGGTCTGACCCGAGAAATACGCGTGGTATCAGCCAACGAACAGGCTGCCACGGCCGCTTGACGATGAAGCGTTTATCGGGTATATTACCGGTGGGTTGGATCGGTGCGAAAAAAACCGAACCATTTTTCGTTCCGGGGCCTCTTAGTATAGTAGACGGTATCGACAGCGGCACCCTCGCTCCACACGTAATCGAGCCCAAAACGCAGGATACACGAAATGGCGCACACGGCGGACGGACTCATCATCGAAAGCGTGCTGAACGGCAGTCCGGACGACTTCGAAAAACTGGTGACGCGGTATGACCGCGAGATCAGGCGTATCGTGGGATCCATGGTCAGGAACCGCCAGGACAAGCAGGATATCGTACAGGATATCTGGCTTTCCGTTTACCAGCGGCTGTCGTCCCTGCGCGATCCGGAGCGGTTTCCGCAGTGGCTGCGCGCCATTGCGCGTAACCGGTGCCTTGCGCACGCGGGTGACCGGCACCACCGGGAAACGGCCTGGTCGGAGATCCAGCCGGAGGAATGCGCCGGAAGTACCTGGCCGGGCGACGAGCACCTGGACCGGGCAAAGCGCCGCAGCGTGCGGAAAGCC from Gemmatimonadota bacterium encodes the following:
- a CDS encoding sodium:alanine symporter family protein, translated to MDAVLRAISDFMWGPWTIGVLAVLGLMLTVASRGVQFRKFGTAVGLVMRGALRRDKGEQESGDISPFQALTTAMAATIGNGNIAGVATAIAVGGPGAAFWMAAMAPLGMATKYAETVLALRYRGKTRDGLMLGGPMSYLKEGLNLPTIGVVFALCATLGGLGGGNIGQANSIALVLDSQFHVAKWITGALLAGILAVVVIGGIKRIGLVAERLVPTMVIVYAASVIYVVITHFSALPATLWLIVESAFTPVAVVGGFAGATVSRTIQYGIRRGVISSEAGLGSAGIAHSAAQTNNPVRQGYISMIGVFIDTIVVCSMTAVTVVIAGVWHNGEISTALVASALNTTIPFGGAIVALCSLMFGFTTMVTWSYYAEQGLRFVTDSRGVVLGIRITWCAAAFFGAVYEARVIWDLGDIMVACMMFPNLVGLIGLTREIRVVSANEQAATAA
- a CDS encoding RNA polymerase sigma factor, whose translation is MAHTADGLIIESVLNGSPDDFEKLVTRYDREIRRIVGSMVRNRQDKQDIVQDIWLSVYQRLSSLRDPERFPQWLRAIARNRCLAHAGDRHHRETAWSEIQPEECAGSTWPGDEHLDRAKRRSVRKAVATLSNALGRTVAMYYFTGYSCDEVSTRMNVPVGTVKRRLSEARSKLRSMFRDWSQLPAEGGLDLRHLIVAAPICTGF